In Macadamia integrifolia cultivar HAES 741 chromosome 1, SCU_Mint_v3, whole genome shotgun sequence, a single window of DNA contains:
- the LOC122081316 gene encoding uncharacterized protein LOC122081316, with protein sequence MSDTNMEDVKVRENTENTLEGQVDVELSVDDPQHVDKNEENPMPSHQQEEEIIKKKYGGMIPKKPPLISKDHERAFFDSADWALGKQGAQKPKGPLEALRPKLQPTPQQQVRSRRSAYAPSEDSEDGGSNIANAEDQDGHE encoded by the exons ATGTCGGACACAAATATGGAGGATGTGAAGGTGCGGGAGAACACAGAAAATACACTTGAAGGCCAGGTTGATGTAGAATTATCTGTGGATGACCCCCAACATGTGGACAAGAACGAGGAAAATCCGATGCCCTCACACCAGCAAGAG GAAGAAATAATCAAGAAAAAGTATGGAGGAATGATACCCAAAAAGCCTCCACTTATATCCAAg GACCATGAACGTGCTTTCTTTGATTCAGCTGATTGGGCATTGGGAAAG CAAGGAGCTCAGAAGCCCAAAGGACCGCTGGAGGCACTCCGGCCAAAATTACAG CCCACACCGCAACAGCAAGTACGATCTAGACGTTCTGCATATGCTCCATCAGAGGACAGCGAAG ACGGTGGCAGCAACATAGCTAATGCAGAGGATCAGGATGGCCATGAGTAA